The following proteins are encoded in a genomic region of Stutzerimonas balearica DSM 6083:
- the dctM gene encoding C4-dicarboxylate TRAP transporter large permease protein DctM has protein sequence MTILFLFAVLFALMLIGVPIAISLGLAGSLTIMIFSQDSVRSLAIKLFETSEHYTLLAIPFFLLAGAFMTTGGVARRLIDFANACVGHIRGGLAIGAVLACMLFAALSGSSPATVAAVGSIAIAGMVRSGYPQAFGAGIVCNAGTLGILIPPSVVMVVYAAATETSVGKLFMAGVVPGILLGGALMVAIYLIAVKKNLPALPRATFREWLSAARKAVWGLLLMVIILGGIYSGMFTPTEAAAVAAVYSAFVALFVYKDLKLRDCPKVLLESGKLSIMLMFIIANAMLFAHVLTTEQIPQAITSWVIEAGLQPWMFLLVVNIVLLVAGAFMEPSAIILILAPILFPIAVQLGIDPIHLGIIMVVNMEIGLITPPVGLNLFVASAVTGMPVTQVVRAVLPWLALMLSFLIVITYVPSISLALPELLGM, from the coding sequence ATGACCATTCTGTTTCTTTTCGCGGTGCTCTTCGCGCTGATGCTGATCGGCGTGCCGATCGCCATTTCCCTCGGCCTGGCCGGCTCGCTGACCATCATGATCTTCAGCCAGGACTCGGTGCGCTCGCTGGCGATCAAGCTGTTCGAGACTTCCGAGCACTACACGCTGCTGGCCATCCCGTTCTTCCTGCTGGCCGGCGCCTTCATGACCACCGGTGGCGTCGCCCGCCGGCTGATCGACTTCGCCAACGCCTGCGTCGGCCACATCCGTGGCGGTCTGGCGATCGGCGCGGTACTGGCCTGCATGCTGTTCGCGGCGCTGTCCGGCTCGTCGCCGGCCACCGTCGCCGCAGTCGGCTCCATCGCCATCGCCGGCATGGTGCGCTCGGGCTATCCGCAGGCCTTCGGTGCCGGCATCGTCTGCAACGCCGGCACCCTGGGCATCCTGATTCCGCCGTCGGTGGTGATGGTGGTCTACGCCGCCGCCACCGAGACCTCGGTCGGCAAGCTGTTCATGGCCGGCGTAGTGCCTGGCATCCTGCTCGGCGGCGCGCTGATGGTGGCGATCTACCTGATCGCGGTGAAGAAGAACCTGCCGGCGCTGCCGCGGGCGACCTTCCGCGAGTGGCTGTCGGCCGCCCGCAAGGCGGTCTGGGGCCTGCTGCTGATGGTGATCATCCTCGGCGGCATCTACTCCGGCATGTTCACGCCGACCGAGGCGGCCGCCGTGGCGGCGGTGTACTCGGCGTTCGTCGCACTGTTCGTCTACAAGGACCTCAAGCTGCGCGATTGCCCGAAGGTGCTGCTGGAGTCGGGCAAGCTGTCGATCATGCTGATGTTCATCATCGCCAACGCCATGCTCTTCGCCCACGTGCTGACCACCGAGCAGATCCCGCAGGCGATCACCTCCTGGGTCATCGAGGCCGGCCTGCAGCCGTGGATGTTCCTGCTGGTGGTGAATATCGTGCTGCTGGTCGCCGGTGCCTTCATGGAGCCGTCGGCGATCATCCTGATCCTCGCGCCGATCCTGTTCCCGATCGCCGTGCAGCTGGGCATCGACCCGATCCACCTGGGCATCATCATGGTGGTGAACATGGAGATCGGGCTGATCACACCGCCGGTGGGCCTGAACCTGTTCGTCGCCTCGGCAGTGACGGGCATGCCGGTGACCCAGGTGGTCCGCGCCGTGCTGCCATGGCTGGCACTGATGCTGAGCTTCCTGATCGTGATCACCTACGTGCCGTCGATCTCCCTGGCACTGCCGGAACTGCTGGGCATGTAA
- a CDS encoding TRAP transporter small permease: MNALRRVWDHFEEGFIAFLLAAMTLVTFVYVILNNLYTVFYDLADRFPGAEDFFFAVGDFIIGLAQAMTWSTALTKALFAWLIFFGLAYGVRTAGHIGVDALVKLAPAGVQRVIAIIACLFCLGYAGLLTVASFEWIQTLFIANIGAEDLGHVGVKQWHIGLIVPVGFAMVFIRFGEIFVRLLRKQQIGLGLADEAAEATRLSEHEEPKP, translated from the coding sequence ATGAACGCCCTGCGGCGCGTCTGGGACCATTTCGAGGAAGGCTTCATCGCCTTTCTGCTGGCCGCCATGACCTTGGTGACGTTCGTCTACGTCATTCTCAACAACCTCTACACCGTGTTCTACGACCTGGCCGACCGCTTCCCGGGGGCCGAGGACTTCTTCTTCGCGGTGGGCGATTTCATCATCGGCCTGGCGCAGGCCATGACCTGGAGCACGGCGCTGACCAAGGCGCTGTTCGCCTGGCTGATCTTCTTCGGCCTGGCCTATGGCGTGCGCACCGCCGGCCACATTGGCGTGGATGCGCTGGTCAAGCTGGCACCGGCCGGCGTGCAGCGCGTCATCGCGATCATCGCCTGCCTGTTCTGCCTGGGTTACGCGGGCCTGTTGACCGTGGCCAGCTTCGAATGGATCCAGACGCTGTTCATCGCCAACATCGGCGCCGAGGACCTCGGCCATGTCGGCGTCAAGCAATGGCACATCGGCCTGATCGTCCCCGTCGGCTTTGCCATGGTGTTCATCCGCTTCGGCGAAATCTTCGTGCGCCTGCTGCGCAAGCAGCAGATCGGCCTCGGCCTGGCCGATGAAGCGGCCGAGGCCACCCGACTGAGCGAGCACGAGGAGCCCAAGCCATGA
- a CDS encoding DUF2059 domain-containing protein, which produces MRALLAFALLSISLVCRADVYSDLYETAGWPDQRANFTDALTAVQQRYKDTLPAAVYQALVDNSNRRFAAEAIDSRAQQALREQLAEPQPALAFFQSELGRKIVAAEVLAGRREQLARYANGLPRIEAGSNRQLLIRHLAQALPASEAGAEVSLALAGVAADSLSQMLPGILASGQAQSLLNSQRDRLREQIEGDLDNTLLYIYRELSDAELEQYLDFARSAAGQAYYQAALQAVREGLAVGRELSEPSGPQAGL; this is translated from the coding sequence ATGCGCGCCCTACTCGCCTTCGCTCTGCTGAGCATCAGCCTCGTCTGCCGTGCCGACGTCTACTCCGACCTCTACGAAACCGCCGGCTGGCCGGATCAGCGCGCCAATTTCACCGATGCGCTGACCGCCGTGCAGCAGCGCTACAAGGACACCCTGCCCGCAGCCGTCTATCAGGCGCTGGTCGACAACAGCAACCGGCGCTTTGCCGCCGAGGCAATCGACAGCCGCGCACAACAGGCGCTGCGCGAGCAGCTGGCCGAGCCGCAGCCGGCGCTGGCGTTCTTCCAATCCGAACTGGGCCGCAAGATTGTCGCTGCCGAGGTGCTGGCCGGGCGCCGCGAGCAACTGGCGCGCTATGCCAATGGCCTGCCGCGCATCGAGGCCGGGAGCAACCGCCAGTTGCTGATCCGCCATCTGGCACAAGCCCTGCCAGCGAGCGAGGCGGGTGCGGAAGTCAGCCTGGCGTTGGCCGGTGTCGCCGCCGACAGCCTCAGCCAGATGCTGCCCGGGATTCTCGCCAGCGGGCAGGCCCAGAGTCTGCTCAACAGCCAGCGCGACCGCCTGCGCGAGCAGATCGAGGGCGACCTGGACAACACCCTGCTGTACATCTACCGCGAGCTGTCCGACGCCGAACTCGAGCAGTACCTGGATTTCGCCCGCTCGGCGGCCGGCCAGGCGTACTACCAGGCGGCCCTGCAGGCCGTGCGGGAAGGCCTGGCGGTCGGCCGCGAGCTATCCGAGCCGAGCGGCCCGCAGGCAGGCCTCTAG
- a CDS encoding sensor histidine kinase has protein sequence MTSTSSPRRPRWRNLLLLALLLTPLLWPLQQLAERYYRNELTEQNRQTLDLYVANLLGTLNRYEVLPRILGDLPELRSALQNTEVPAVQDQANRLLKQLQRRTGADVIYLMNTRGMTLAASNWDAEDSFVGRNFAFRPYFRQAMEGRLGRFFGLGTTSGKRGYYFGAAVRDGEQILGVLVVKVDLDSTETLWGSTPERLLVTDNFGVVILTSEPAWRFRASRALTLDEREQIAFDQPYPTLEPTDLTLDIDAWLIQSRELKETGWTVRILAPIALIERPVRTVVAIGAATLATVLLLIGLLMQRRRHFLERLALDAQARRELELRVQERTRDLEALNSRLKVEVLEREQAQQELVRAQDELLQAGKLSALGTMSASISHELNQPLAAIRSYADNAGVLLEHDRVDEARNNLKLISELTARMASIIAHLRAFARRDQHAPERVALQPALDDALALVAKRRQAMGVELVRDLPEAALWVQAGETRLRQILANLLANALDALAERPPERRIWLRAEQRADGVLLSLRDNGPGFSAEALQRAREPFFTTKTSAQGLGLGLAICDTLVRALGGELRLGNSDKGGALIELQLRSAEPGHAFPSEDYLQ, from the coding sequence ATGACTTCGACTTCCTCACCTCGCCGCCCACGCTGGCGCAACCTCCTGCTCCTGGCATTGCTGCTCACGCCGTTGCTCTGGCCGCTGCAGCAGCTGGCCGAGCGCTATTACCGCAACGAGCTGACCGAACAGAACCGGCAGACCCTCGACCTCTACGTCGCCAACCTGCTCGGCACGCTGAACCGCTACGAAGTGCTGCCGCGCATTCTCGGTGACCTGCCCGAGCTGCGTTCGGCGCTGCAGAATACCGAGGTACCGGCGGTGCAGGACCAGGCCAACCGCCTGCTCAAGCAGTTGCAACGGCGCACCGGCGCCGACGTCATCTATCTGATGAATACCCGCGGCATGACCCTGGCGGCCTCCAACTGGGATGCCGAGGACAGCTTCGTCGGCCGCAACTTCGCCTTTCGCCCGTACTTCCGACAGGCCATGGAGGGCCGGCTGGGGCGCTTCTTCGGGCTCGGCACCACGTCCGGCAAACGCGGCTACTACTTTGGCGCCGCGGTACGCGATGGCGAGCAGATCCTCGGCGTGCTGGTGGTCAAGGTCGACCTGGACAGCACCGAGACGCTCTGGGGCAGCACGCCCGAGCGCCTGCTGGTGACCGACAACTTCGGCGTGGTGATCCTCACCTCGGAACCGGCCTGGCGTTTTCGTGCCAGCCGCGCACTGACGCTCGACGAACGCGAGCAGATCGCCTTCGACCAGCCCTACCCGACGCTCGAGCCGACCGACCTGACGCTGGACATCGATGCCTGGCTGATCCAGAGCCGCGAACTGAAGGAGACCGGCTGGACAGTGCGCATCCTCGCGCCCATCGCCCTGATCGAGCGGCCGGTGCGCACGGTGGTCGCGATCGGCGCCGCCACGCTGGCGACCGTGCTGCTGCTGATAGGCCTGCTGATGCAGCGACGCCGGCACTTTCTCGAGCGCCTGGCACTCGATGCCCAGGCGCGACGCGAGCTGGAGTTGCGCGTGCAGGAGCGCACCCGCGACCTGGAAGCGCTGAACAGCCGCCTGAAGGTCGAGGTCCTCGAACGCGAACAGGCGCAGCAGGAACTGGTACGCGCGCAGGACGAACTGCTGCAGGCCGGCAAGCTGTCGGCGCTCGGCACCATGAGCGCAAGCATCAGCCACGAGCTGAATCAGCCGCTGGCGGCGATCCGCAGCTATGCCGACAACGCCGGCGTGCTGCTCGAGCACGACAGGGTCGACGAGGCGCGCAACAACCTGAAGCTGATCAGCGAACTCACGGCGCGCATGGCCTCGATCATCGCCCACCTGCGCGCTTTCGCCCGCCGCGACCAGCACGCCCCGGAGCGGGTAGCGTTGCAGCCGGCGCTCGACGATGCCCTGGCGCTGGTGGCCAAGCGTCGCCAGGCGATGGGCGTGGAACTGGTCCGCGACCTGCCCGAGGCCGCGCTCTGGGTGCAGGCCGGCGAAACGCGCCTGCGCCAGATCCTCGCCAACCTCCTGGCCAATGCCCTCGATGCGCTGGCCGAGCGGCCACCGGAGCGGCGTATCTGGCTGCGCGCCGAGCAGCGGGCCGATGGCGTGCTGCTGAGCCTGCGCGACAACGGTCCGGGCTTCTCGGCCGAAGCGCTCCAGCGCGCACGCGAACCCTTCTTCACCACCAAGACCAGCGCGCAGGGCCTGGGCCTGGGCCTGGCCATCTGCGATACGCTGGTGCGCGCCCTGGGTGGCGAACTGCGCCTGGGCAACAGTGACAAAGGCGGCGCGCTGATCGAACTGCAGCTGCGCTCGGCCGAGCCCGGGCACGCCTTTCCCAGCGAGGATTACCTGCAATGA
- a CDS encoding 2OG-Fe(II) oxygenase, with translation MQFSSIIDDLAERGWSVQRAFLPSHETLRLAEECRRREAEGAMVPAAVGRGEGQLVHEGIRGDHILWLEPGQSAASDLYLQLMDGLRQQLNRELYLGLEEFECHFAVYPPGAFYKTHLDRFRDDDSRCVTAVFYLNPDWQPEHGGALRLYLGEAASQDVAPLAGTLAVFMSGDFPHEVLPTAVDRLSVTGWFRRRAALPLSA, from the coding sequence TTGCAGTTTTCCAGCATCATCGATGACCTGGCCGAGCGTGGCTGGTCGGTACAGCGTGCGTTTCTTCCGAGCCATGAAACCCTCCGTCTCGCCGAAGAGTGTCGCCGCCGCGAGGCGGAGGGAGCCATGGTGCCTGCCGCGGTCGGCCGCGGTGAGGGCCAGCTGGTGCACGAGGGCATCCGCGGCGACCATATCCTCTGGCTGGAACCCGGCCAGTCGGCCGCCAGCGATCTCTACCTGCAGCTGATGGACGGCCTGCGCCAGCAGCTCAACCGCGAGCTCTATCTCGGGCTCGAGGAGTTCGAATGCCATTTCGCCGTGTACCCGCCCGGGGCGTTCTACAAGACGCATCTGGATCGCTTTCGTGATGACGACAGCCGGTGCGTGACCGCGGTGTTCTACCTCAACCCGGATTGGCAGCCGGAGCACGGTGGGGCGCTGCGGTTGTACCTGGGCGAGGCCGCCAGCCAGGACGTCGCGCCGCTGGCCGGCACGCTCGCGGTGTTCATGTCCGGCGACTTCCCGCACGAGGTGCTGCCTACCGCAGTCGATCGCCTGTCGGTCACCGGCTGGTTCCGCCGCCGCGCCGCATTGCCGCTATCGGCCTGA
- the znuA gene encoding zinc ABC transporter substrate-binding protein ZnuA → MKALFSLPLIAGALLCTPAAHADVRLLTSIKPLQLIAAAVQDGAGQPEVLLPPGASAHHYALRPSDVRAIRDAELFYWVGPDLESFLPRVLEGRDGPSVAVQDVPGMTLRHFGEAAEAAGEHGDDHDHDHDHDHDAEAMAGEHDHDHRPGSLDAHLWLLPANARAIAERMAEDLAARDPQNAPRYQANLVAFEQRLETLDRRLQSRLAKVADKPYFVFHEAYDYFEAAYGLSHAGVFAISGEAQPGARHVAAMRERLKAAGPSCVFSEPPVRPRLAETLTAGLPVTLAELDVLGVELQVGPQGYEQLLERLADNLAGCLESLQAP, encoded by the coding sequence GTGAAAGCTCTTTTTTCGCTTCCCCTGATCGCCGGTGCACTGCTCTGCACCCCCGCCGCTCACGCTGACGTTCGCCTGCTGACCAGCATCAAGCCGCTGCAGCTGATCGCCGCCGCCGTGCAGGACGGGGCCGGCCAGCCTGAGGTCCTGCTGCCGCCGGGTGCCTCCGCGCATCACTACGCGCTGCGCCCGTCGGATGTGCGTGCCATCCGTGATGCCGAGCTGTTCTATTGGGTCGGCCCGGACCTGGAAAGCTTTCTGCCGCGCGTGCTCGAGGGACGCGACGGGCCGAGCGTGGCCGTGCAGGACGTGCCGGGCATGACGCTGCGCCATTTCGGTGAAGCCGCCGAGGCCGCGGGCGAGCATGGTGACGACCACGACCACGACCACGACCACGACCACGATGCCGAGGCGATGGCCGGCGAGCACGATCACGATCATCGGCCCGGCAGCCTCGATGCGCACCTCTGGCTGTTGCCGGCCAACGCTCGGGCGATCGCCGAGCGCATGGCGGAGGACCTGGCCGCACGTGATCCGCAGAATGCGCCGCGCTACCAGGCCAATCTGGTCGCCTTCGAGCAACGCCTGGAGACGCTGGATCGGCGTTTGCAGAGCCGCCTGGCCAAGGTCGCCGACAAGCCCTACTTCGTCTTCCACGAGGCCTATGACTATTTCGAGGCGGCCTATGGCCTGAGTCATGCCGGCGTGTTCGCCATCAGCGGCGAGGCTCAGCCGGGCGCACGGCACGTCGCAGCGATGCGCGAACGGCTGAAGGCGGCCGGCCCGAGCTGCGTGTTCAGCGAGCCGCCGGTGCGCCCGCGCCTGGCCGAGACGCTGACCGCCGGCCTGCCGGTGACCCTGGCGGAACTGGACGTGCTTGGCGTGGAACTGCAGGTCGGCCCGCAGGGCTACGAGCAGCTGCTGGAGCGTCTGGCCGACAACCTCGCCGGCTGCCTGGAGTCGCTGCAGGCGCCCTGA
- the dctP gene encoding C4-dicarboxylate TRAP substrate-binding protein DctP, translated as MFKLTAKALACALSLGIAGLAQAADPIVIKFSHVVAENTPKGQGALMFKKLVEERLPGKVEVQVYPNSSLFGDGKEMEALLLGDVQLIAPSLAKFEHYSKGVQVFDLPFLFDDIAAVDRFQKGEAGQQLLRSMEDKNITGLGYWHNGMKQLSANKPLREPKDARGLKFRVQASAVLDEQFKALRANPRKMSFAEVYQGLQTGVVNGAENPYSNIYSQKMHEVQKYITESNHGLLDYMVITNTKFWNGLPSDVRSELESILNEVTVEVNKQADDLNEEAKQAILDAGTTEILYLTPEERAKWRDAMKPVWKKFEGEIGADLIKAAEASNKAE; from the coding sequence ATGTTCAAACTGACTGCCAAGGCGCTGGCCTGCGCCCTGTCGCTCGGCATCGCCGGTCTGGCCCAAGCCGCCGACCCGATCGTCATCAAGTTCTCTCACGTGGTCGCCGAAAACACGCCGAAAGGCCAGGGCGCCCTGATGTTCAAGAAACTGGTGGAAGAGCGTCTGCCGGGCAAAGTCGAGGTTCAGGTCTACCCGAACTCCTCGCTGTTCGGTGATGGCAAGGAAATGGAAGCCCTGCTGCTGGGCGACGTGCAGCTGATCGCACCGTCGCTGGCCAAGTTCGAGCATTACTCCAAGGGCGTTCAGGTCTTCGACCTGCCGTTCCTGTTCGATGACATCGCCGCGGTAGACCGCTTCCAGAAGGGCGAAGCCGGCCAGCAGCTGCTGCGTTCGATGGAAGACAAGAACATCACCGGCCTGGGCTACTGGCACAACGGCATGAAGCAGCTGTCGGCGAACAAGCCGCTGCGCGAGCCGAAGGATGCCCGCGGCCTGAAGTTCCGCGTACAGGCTTCCGCCGTACTGGACGAGCAGTTCAAGGCCCTGCGCGCCAACCCGCGCAAGATGAGCTTCGCCGAGGTCTACCAGGGCCTGCAGACCGGCGTGGTCAACGGTGCCGAGAACCCGTACTCGAACATCTACTCGCAGAAGATGCACGAAGTGCAGAAGTACATCACCGAGTCCAACCACGGTCTCTTGGACTACATGGTCATCACCAACACCAAGTTCTGGAACGGCCTGCCGAGCGACGTGCGCAGCGAGCTGGAAAGCATCCTGAACGAGGTCACCGTCGAGGTGAACAAGCAGGCCGACGACCTGAACGAGGAAGCCAAGCAGGCCATTCTCGACGCCGGCACCACCGAAATCCTGTACCTGACTCCGGAAGAGCGTGCCAAGTGGCGTGATGCCATGAAGCCGGTCTGGAAGAAATTCGAAGGCGAAATCGGCGCCGACCTGATCAAGGCCGCCGAAGCCTCGAACAAGGCCGAATAA
- the rfbD gene encoding dTDP-4-dehydrorhamnose reductase: MKILITGSKGQLARELQTELAGEGKVLALGHQALDLAEAEQIRQQVRLLRPDLIINAAAYTAVDPAEHERDKAFAVNAVAPGILAEETARLGIPLIHYSTDYVFDGRKAAPFTEADTPNPLGVYGASKLAGERAVQAVDGQHMILRTSWVYGLHGRNFLLTMMRLLQERDTVSVVSDEIGAPTWARSIAAATGELVRRWRAGEGELTGLFHMTARGETSWYGFACAIAEHLHQQGRLRATVTPILSRDYPTAAQRPLNSRLDCSLLQSRWGIALPDWQVALQQCMTQPRNSEASQPAPQPQIV, encoded by the coding sequence GAAAGGTGCTCGCCCTCGGGCACCAGGCGCTCGATCTGGCCGAGGCCGAGCAGATTCGCCAGCAGGTGCGCCTGCTGCGCCCGGACCTGATCATCAACGCCGCCGCCTACACGGCGGTGGACCCGGCCGAGCACGAGCGCGACAAGGCGTTCGCGGTGAATGCCGTGGCCCCGGGGATACTCGCCGAAGAGACCGCGCGGCTCGGCATCCCGCTGATCCACTATTCCACCGATTACGTCTTCGACGGCCGCAAGGCGGCCCCCTTCACCGAAGCCGACACGCCCAATCCGCTCGGCGTCTATGGCGCCAGCAAGCTGGCCGGCGAGCGCGCCGTACAGGCCGTCGACGGACAGCACATGATCCTGCGGACCAGCTGGGTCTACGGCCTGCACGGGCGCAACTTCCTGCTGACGATGATGCGCCTGCTGCAGGAGCGAGACACGGTGTCGGTGGTCAGCGACGAAATCGGCGCTCCCACTTGGGCACGCAGCATCGCTGCGGCGACCGGCGAACTGGTGCGCCGCTGGCGCGCTGGCGAGGGCGAGCTGACCGGGCTGTTCCACATGACCGCGCGCGGCGAGACCTCCTGGTACGGCTTTGCCTGCGCCATCGCCGAGCACCTGCACCAGCAGGGCCGGCTACGGGCAACGGTGACCCCGATCCTCTCGCGTGACTACCCCACCGCTGCGCAGCGGCCGCTCAATTCCCGGCTCGATTGCAGCCTGCTGCAGAGCCGCTGGGGCATTGCCCTGCCGGACTGGCAGGTCGCCCTGCAGCAATGCATGACCCAACCGCGCAACAGCGAGGCCAGCCAGCCGGCGCCACAGCCACAGATCGTCTGA
- a CDS encoding sigma-54-dependent transcriptional regulator has product MSSDNRIDDGTQVVLIDDDPHLRKALSQTLDLAGLKVACLEDARTLEARLPADWHGVVVSDIRMPGIDGLQLLANLQGRDADLPVLLITGHGDVQLAVQAMRAGAYDFLEKPFPSEALLDSVRRALALRRLVLDNRSLRLALADRQQLAGRLLGHSPAMARLREQIGALAGTQADVLILGETGAGKEVVARALHDLSARRDGPFVAINAGALAESVVESELFGHEPGAFTGAQKRRIGKFEFANGGTLFLDEIESMSLDVQVKLLRLLQERVVERLGGNQLIRLDIRVIAATKEDLRQAADQGRFRADLYYRLNVAPLRIPALRERNEDILLLFQHFAETAAARHGLPSRTLSAEQRAQLLRHAWPGNVRELQNTAERFALGLDLGLDSQPAEPLGGGGNLPEQVEAFERALIAAELARPHSSLRSVAEALGVPRKTLHDKLRKHGLNFADGGGTPPDELD; this is encoded by the coding sequence ATGAGCAGCGACAACCGTATCGACGACGGGACCCAGGTGGTGCTGATCGACGACGATCCGCACCTGCGCAAGGCGCTGAGCCAGACGCTCGATCTCGCCGGGCTCAAGGTTGCCTGCCTGGAGGACGCGCGCACCCTCGAGGCACGTCTGCCGGCCGACTGGCACGGCGTGGTGGTCAGCGATATCCGCATGCCGGGCATCGACGGCCTGCAGCTGTTGGCCAACCTGCAGGGCCGCGATGCCGACCTGCCGGTGCTGCTGATCACCGGCCATGGCGACGTGCAGCTCGCGGTGCAGGCGATGCGCGCCGGCGCCTACGACTTCCTCGAAAAACCCTTTCCCAGCGAGGCGCTGCTCGACTCGGTGCGCCGCGCGCTGGCGCTGCGCCGTCTGGTGCTGGACAACCGCAGCCTGCGCCTGGCCCTGGCCGACCGCCAGCAGCTGGCCGGCCGTTTGCTCGGCCACTCGCCGGCCATGGCCCGCCTGCGCGAACAGATCGGCGCCCTGGCCGGAACCCAGGCCGACGTGCTGATCCTTGGCGAAACCGGCGCCGGCAAGGAAGTCGTGGCGCGCGCGCTGCACGACCTGTCGGCGCGCCGCGACGGGCCCTTCGTGGCGATCAATGCCGGCGCGCTGGCCGAGTCGGTGGTCGAGAGCGAGCTGTTCGGCCACGAGCCGGGCGCCTTCACCGGCGCGCAGAAGCGCCGCATCGGCAAGTTCGAGTTCGCCAACGGCGGCACCCTGTTTCTCGACGAGATCGAGAGCATGAGCCTCGACGTGCAGGTCAAGCTGCTGCGCCTGCTGCAGGAACGTGTGGTCGAGCGCCTGGGCGGCAACCAGCTGATCCGCCTGGACATCCGGGTGATTGCCGCAACCAAGGAAGACCTGCGCCAGGCCGCCGACCAGGGCCGCTTCCGCGCCGACCTCTACTACCGGCTGAACGTCGCCCCGTTGCGCATCCCGGCGTTGCGCGAGCGCAACGAGGACATCCTGCTGCTGTTCCAGCACTTTGCCGAGACTGCAGCCGCGCGTCACGGCCTGCCGTCGCGCACGCTCTCGGCCGAGCAGCGCGCCCAGCTGCTGCGCCACGCCTGGCCGGGCAACGTGCGCGAGCTGCAGAACACCGCCGAGCGCTTCGCCCTGGGCCTGGATCTGGGCCTGGACAGCCAGCCGGCAGAGCCGCTCGGCGGTGGCGGCAACCTGCCGGAACAGGTCGAAGCCTTCGAACGGGCGTTGATCGCCGCCGAACTCGCGCGCCCGCACAGTTCGCTGCGCAGCGTCGCCGAAGCGCTCGGCGTGCCACGCAAGACCTTGCACGACAAGCTGCGCAAGCACGGCCTGAATTTCGCCGACGGTGGCGGAACCCCGCCCGACGAACTGGACTGA
- a CDS encoding ISL3 family transposase encodes MHPIDLAAFWPGYDAVACRPSANNFLLIELEPQAGSVPKCGRCGQLSPLIHERRIRLVRDRDLFDQRVLLQLPVRRVDCLNCGRVTERIDWLEPASRLTQRLRVWLESLLRRLPISHVSQLTGLHWHTLKTLDKRRLQAEVGTFDSHGVRRLVMDEFALHKGHRYATVIMDAERTRVLWVGHGNSRESIRPFFELLGEHCQQIEAVAMDMNTAFDLEVKKHCPQAEVVYDLFHVVARYGRDVIDRIRVDQANLLREDKLARKAVKQSRWLLLRNRDNLKAGQAVQLQELLAANQPLATVYVLKDALKDVWYAPSVREGWRRWRTWLRHARESGLAPLQRFARNLRKYARGILASAHFHMHTSVLEGVNNRIKVIKRMAYGFRDSEYFFLKIKAAFPGKAR; translated from the coding sequence GTGCATCCTATTGATCTTGCCGCTTTCTGGCCAGGCTATGACGCCGTTGCCTGCCGCCCATCCGCCAACAACTTCCTTCTGATTGAACTCGAGCCTCAAGCCGGTTCAGTGCCCAAATGCGGGCGTTGTGGTCAGCTCAGCCCGTTGATTCACGAGCGCCGGATTCGTCTGGTGCGTGATCGTGATCTGTTCGATCAGCGCGTCCTGCTTCAACTTCCAGTGCGCCGAGTCGATTGCCTGAACTGTGGTCGGGTGACCGAGCGGATCGACTGGCTGGAGCCTGCATCTCGCCTAACCCAGCGGTTACGGGTCTGGCTCGAAAGCTTGCTGCGGCGGCTGCCGATCAGCCACGTCAGCCAGCTCACCGGCCTGCACTGGCACACCCTCAAGACGCTCGATAAACGACGCCTGCAAGCCGAGGTAGGCACCTTCGATTCACATGGTGTCCGCCGCCTGGTGATGGACGAGTTCGCCCTGCACAAGGGGCATCGCTATGCCACGGTCATCATGGATGCCGAGCGAACACGGGTGCTGTGGGTCGGCCACGGCAACAGCCGTGAGTCGATCCGCCCGTTCTTTGAATTGCTCGGCGAGCATTGCCAACAGATCGAGGCGGTGGCTATGGACATGAACACGGCTTTTGACCTGGAGGTGAAAAAGCATTGCCCGCAGGCCGAAGTGGTGTACGACCTGTTTCACGTCGTCGCGCGCTACGGGCGGGATGTGATCGACCGTATCCGGGTCGACCAGGCCAACCTTCTGCGCGAAGACAAGCTGGCACGAAAGGCGGTCAAGCAGAGTCGTTGGCTGCTGCTGCGCAATCGCGACAACCTGAAGGCCGGACAGGCCGTGCAGTTACAGGAACTGCTCGCTGCCAACCAGCCGCTGGCTACGGTCTATGTGCTCAAGGATGCGCTGAAGGATGTCTGGTACGCCCCCAGCGTACGAGAGGGTTGGCGGCGCTGGCGAACCTGGCTGCGGCATGCTCGCGAGAGCGGCCTCGCGCCACTGCAACGCTTTGCTCGCAACCTGCGCAAATACGCCCGAGGCATCCTTGCCAGTGCCCACTTCCACATGCATACCAGCGTCCTTGAGGGGGTTAACAACCGCATCAAGGTGATCAAGCGCATGGCCTATGGTTTCCGGGACTCGGAATACTTCTTTCTGAAAATCAAGGCTGCCTTCCCCGGGAAAGCGCGATGA